GTTTAATAATTTTATGTGGGAAATCACATTTATCTCGGGCAGACTACATCCTCTATCCTTTGACCTGTGGTTTGGAGGTGGACTACATTTAATAAATCGCATGAGAGTGTAGATGTGAAGTGCAGCTTCACCAGCTGGTGAAGGCATATAACTGCACtgtggtatgtgtgtgtgtgtgtgtgtgtgtgtgtgtgtgtgtgtgtgatgcctGCACAGGAGTGGCTCTGTCTCCATATTATGATCATTATTATCAGATCAGATTGTGTTCCAGCCTCTTCCTTACCTCATGAAATTCTGTTATCCAGGGGCCCCGCGTTCTCTTCTATctcacacctctctcttccTATTCTTGTCGAGGCCAACTGAATAAAAAACCCTGAGTCATTCCAATTATGATCctcaataaaacacataatagagTCTGTATAGAATTTCCTCCTTTGTGACATCAAAGGGAGTGCAGGAAATGTGATGTGAACAATGTAAGCGCTTCTTTGGATCTATAAGATTAGCTGGTTTATTATATGGAGGTCAGGGCACTTAGGTCTGCTTTTCATCCTTGGTTCTCCCTCTGTCGCCTTCCCCCAGCATATCTTGCAGTCTTGACCCGTCTTTCCTTTTATGTGTCTAATATTAATTTAAGTGCTGACATATCTTTCCGTCTCCTCCGTCAGCGCGGCCAAGTCAAAGCCAGTTGTTGCGGAGCCAGAGATTCACGGCGGCCAGTCTTTGGAAGGCGTCACAGGCTTCTTGTTGCTGATGTCAGAGGGACTGATAAATGCCCTAGAGTCCGCCCATGGTCCTGAACAGGCTAATCAGGTTAGCAGATTCATTCTGAGAAGCTACTTTCACCTCATTTATTGTCATTCCATCTACTTCTTCCTTCCTTTcactaatatttttttctttggagttttgttttcttgcctAGATTGAGTCTATTTCTGTTTCCTTTATTCTCATAGGCTCCTTTTTCTGTCCTTAGGTCTAATCCTTTTCCTTACTTCTTCCACTCTTACATTaaccttttctttctctgaccCCGCTGTCTATTGTAGGAAATTGTTGCCATGGTAGCAGCAGAGCTAGCCCAGCAGACCAGTCTGGAGGCGGTGGCTCAGTCTGTGGTCGATCGGGTCAAGCGGCTTCACCACGATGTGTTCGTGTCCGGCCGTCAGAGGGCGACTTACTGCTCTCGACACGAAGACATGACCCTGCTCATCCGCACGCTCAACTACCCACTGGCTGATGCAGCGCTCACGCCCACGCAGGGTAGGATCTGGCATTTAGGCATTGATTCATATCTCAAGGAAAGCACGTCTAAGAAGCGGCCTTCTGTTGTAGCTACACCAACACAATTTCCTCATTTAAAACTTTAGCGAGTTAGTCACGTTAGAATGCGTTATTCATACCGAACCGTTAAAAAAAGGCTCGTGACTTCATGATGCATCAGGCACAAGTGTCAGGCTGAGGATTTTGCATGTTGTTGAGCAAACAGTTGTTTTAATTGTCGTCACAATATAGCTGAAGAAGATTCACCATACAAGGAACAATAATGAATGCATCGTGATgtcggtgcatgtgtgtgtaaacaTTATTCCATTTTAACGTTTCAGTTCAAACGTCTCCGGTTTACTTCCCCGGTTGTCTGCAGCTTTCCTGTACGagtttctttgtctttgttgcTATAAGCTTATTAACTTCTGTTTACTTTACCCTCATGTGTTTGAAGAGAAACATCATGAGGTGGCATGAAGTGGCTCAGGCCCCAAGCCAGTCTCTTTGAAGCAAGACTATCCGGGGtccttgtttgtgtttgtgcgcTTGGCTTGTCCTTCCTGTTCTTCTGCAGGCGTTTTTTGGTAGGATCTGGTTTCAGCTGCCGTGCAAGGTTAATGCCGGATGTCTTCTTCTTGATCTTGGGAGGTTCATTGAATGTTGAATAAAGTTTTTACCCAAAGATCGGGTGTTCATTTAGataaaattttaatattttacgATTGTTCATGGGCATTTGTATCAGAAGAAGGAGTAGTGTATCAGTGTGGTCCCAGCATCGAATCACAGTTATCAGATACCCAGTTTAAACTCAGAGCGGATTCCTGGAAAATAATCAGAAAAAAACCACTGATCCTTGAGTAGAACTGTTAAATAGAATATCAAATAGAGCCTAAACAACCAGGTTTTTGAGTAGAATATCgggtttcctcccacagccaGGCCCTTCGCTTTTCTAACGTCCTTGTTGAAATTATTTAGCGGCTCACAAATGAACGGGACTCAGCTTTTCTTTTATCTACTTCTTCTTTCAGGCGGCCGTGTCTGTCCCGTGTCTGTGCCCTACTTAAACAGCCAGAGCACCAGTAAAACCAGTGTCACCCTCTCGCTGGTCATGCCCTCACAAAGCACCCTGACCAATGGAACCAACACGGCCTCCACCCTGGAGGAAGGCACCCCCACACCTGGGTAAGCCTGCATTGTCTTGAGTCCCTGCCTGCTCTGGGTCCTCACTCCTTCTCCCCTGCTGGGCATACTTTGAATTTGCCTCTTTTTCACTTCGATGCACCTCTGTCCTGTTTTTGCTTCATAAGCTCAATTTTAACTCCCTTGTTTGCACTGCTGTGGGGCGGATCCTCTGTGCGAGCTTTGTTCTGCCTTCACCCTTCACTCCCTGCTGTTAGGTTTATTTTTGCAGTCTTTTAAATAAGCAGAAAGTCCTCCCTCACATGCTATACTTATTATGAGTCTTTAGGTCTTATTTTCACACACCCTTGTGTTCCTGCACTGCTATGCTTATTTATGTGTTAGCATGGCTCTCACTTCGCTCTGCTGCTCCGTGTTGGGATGGCACGCCACGGTTCATTTCACTGGCTTGAAATTCATAAGATAACAAATGCagataaaaaagtattttaaactCCACTTCCTCATTCCACAGTgtgtttctttagtttttcttttttctttttagatgtCAGTGTAGAGATAGAGATAATGCGGGTACCTGTTTAATACTTTTTCCAAGAAAAGAGAGTTGCAGAACAAAAGCTGCTTAAATGTCCTCAATCCTGCTGCCACTGCCGGCTGACGGGGGCAGGCAGTCCCGCACAAGCTGTGCAGCAGAGACGAGTGAGATGCAGACAGAAAAGAGTTGTTGAACCAGCGCAGAGGGGTTGCACTGCTGAGAGACTGAATACGGGTACAGACTATAGGAATATAGATCTGGATCATGTCAGGTGGAACAGCTGGAACTGCATACCAGTTTGAGAATACTGACAGACAGAATTTATAATAATGCTTATGTTTATGTTCCAGAGCAATCTCTGTGGAACTCGATCAGCCAGCAAAATACCTGTAACCTGTACCTGCACCTCACTGTAACGTCGCATGATGAagcagttttcttcttcttcttgaggcTCATGCATTGATACATGAGCTGCACATGAAACAGAGTGCTGAACAGTCTGAATAAGAGTTATAGTTTTGTCATTTCgaattaagtttattttgtttggactttttgcttcttttttttgcttttctttcggTTTCAGTTGTTTTCCTGAGGGAGTTTTGatcatttagtttagtttttataacttttatatagcgcttttctattCTAATtaagcactcaaagtgctttttaaaaatattcatatatatgttagttgattaaaatgtttttccctacatgtagttttattttgtagtttaGTCTGAACGCAGCCTTTGTCAGGTCGTAAATTTAAAGGATTTGCTCAGCTTCTTTAGGTGGCTGAcctatttttaaaaaccaaGTTAGAACCAAAACACTTGGGGTGGAAAAATCACTCGAGAAGAGCAGAGTTTGATCCCCACCGCTGTATTGAATGTGCAacctcaacaaaaacacagaagaaagcAAGCATCTCTCCTACAGTGTGCGCCGTGAACACAGGCAGAGactgctcctcctccttttgTGGTACAACTCGACAAATCTTGGTTTCAGTTGTATTTAACTTTCATTTTAACTGCAGTTATTTTCCAATTTGTGTccaaatctttttctttcttttttaaagttacaTATTTAGATGTGCTTACACATATTTACTTGGATCAGGATGTCAGTATGCTAGCTCTTGTTTCCTCTAACAAACTTAATGCTTCAGTTCCATCGTTTCTTAACACCTTCTCGGATCCCGTCATCCATCATCAGCACACTCACTTTGACATATTTATAGTCAAGGTCAACATTTAGTGTGAGAAACAACAGCCGTTTATAACTGATTTACAGTCGGTGGTAATTAATATTGTTAACGTTTAAGACTTAGATCTGCACTTAGATATTTTGCTGTGAGTGTAGGTGGTAATTGTGCTTTGTTAATTATATATGTGCTTACTGGAACGCACGGATGATTGACAGCCTCTCCTAGCCTACCTGAAGTGTGCACTTACCTTGTCGGTCTACTTGCTCGAAAACACCTGCTTTATAAAGTGAACGAGCATGAAGCGCTCTCTGTGTGAGTGCATTCCCTAAATGTTCCCGCTGCTTTGATTGCTGCAAGTGCACGTTTTGATTCTTCCCTTTGCACCGTCGTCCTCCAAGATTGTTTCTTCAGCTCTTCTTCCTCTATGATTTCCACTCTGCTCCCGTCTGTCACTCGCCGTCTGACTCACAGCCATATTTCTCTTCCTCTTGGTTCCCGACTTGCCAATATCCATCCTGCGCCCTTCACTCTGTCCTTGCCTCTCCCTTTTCCGCTCCTGCAGCACGTTTCACCCCACTACCTGCCAAGCTTCCGTCAGCATCCTACAGCCCATAATTGAACTCCCTCTTTCCcctctttttcccctctcaccTCTTCCCCCCCTTTCCTCCTCTAcctctctcctttctctttcCACCATGCCTCGTCCTCCACGGCCTCTCCCTTCGTCCACCTCTCTCCTTTGTCTGTCCACACGTGACGTGGACCTCTTCCCCTCCTCTTGGTGCTtcacatcctcctcctcctctattCCAACCCTTATACCTGTGTCTTCCTCTTCCCTCATCCTCTCCAACCACCcacctttctcctcctccttctgctcCTCCACTCTCCCCAGCAGTCAGAGCCCCACAGCCACTCTGCAGTCCACCAACACCCAGACGCAGAgctccagctccagctcagGAGATGGAAGCCTGTTCCGCCAGAGAGGGAGTCAAGCGGCGCAGCCTGACGAGACGGGCAGGGTCCCGCCCTACGTGGACTTCAGTCAGTTTTACCGACTGTGGGGGAGCGACCATGGCGATGGCCAGAGCATGCAGGGAGGCCTGGGACCGCAGTGAGACCCACTGGAGTTTCCAGCAAAGCTGGCACATGGATTTTTAAAGGGACAAGTATTTAGGCACGTGATGGGATGACTTATAATATCCTGTTAATGTAATGTTACTACATATAAGTGACCTAAAGGTGCATGGGGATGAACTTCTCAACAGAAGTTGAAGACAATGAAATGCTGGGAAAACATTGTCACTTCACTCCAAATtgatgtttggtcatttgtaAAAGACAAAGGTGAGTGAGTGAATCTATGTAATCCAGAGTAATTATTGTCAGATGTAAAGACACCAAAAGGGGAATCTCATGGACTGGGAAGCTTGTGGAGCTGTGAAATCACTCACATACTGTAAGGCCTTAAAATTGAATAAATGAATGCTTTATAAAGTACTGTTTAAGTTGTAATGACAGTATATCTCCAGATTAATTCCCATCACCTTTAATTTTCCCAAATAGTTCTTCAATAATTGATTGCTTTGACGTCCTGGCCTTCATTAAACGCCTCAAAGGTCTGCTTATATGGTTGTTATGACAGCAACTAATGTAACTAGCGGTCACACCTGCATCGTTGTGTTGTCATTTCCGCCCAGAGGTTTATTC
This sequence is a window from Oreochromis niloticus isolate F11D_XX linkage group LG6, O_niloticus_UMD_NMBU, whole genome shotgun sequence. Protein-coding genes within it:
- the tab1 gene encoding TGF-beta-activated kinase 1 and MAP3K7-binding protein 1 isoform X10 encodes the protein MCGVGTAPNCVYGPDGKGTQSHPNEDGHLRFRGDDGCFLYGVFNGYDGSRVANFASQCLTAELLLGQLNSGHTDNDVRRILTQAFDVVEKSYFETIDDALAEKANLSNYLLPHNENVPFHQLSPQSQKVMERLKELEQEVSGGATVAVALILNNKLYIANVGTNRVLLCKSSSDGQNQVLQIGRPHSTDNEDELQRLAALGLDSARIRQAGQIAGQSSTRRLGDYRVKFNYNEIDLLSAAKSKPVVAEPEIHGGQSLEGVTGFLLLMSEGLINALESAHGPEQANQEIVAMVAAELAQQTSLEAVAQSVVDRVKRLHHDVFVSGRQRATYCSRHEDMTLLIRTLNYPLADAALTPTQGGRVCPVSVPYLNSQSTSKTSVTLSLVMPSQSTLTNGTNTASTLEEGTPTPGSQSPTATLQSTNTQTQSSSSSSGDGSLFRQRGSQAAQPDETGRVPPYVDFSQFYRLWGSDHGDGQSMQGGLGPQ